Proteins encoded in a region of the Mycolicibacterium chitae genome:
- a CDS encoding adenosylmethionine--8-amino-7-oxononanoate transaminase, producing MSALTPEEISAVDAAHVWHPYSTIGAPGTLPPVVALGARGAWLTLSRDGRQVEVLDAMASWWTAVHGHGHPVLDAAITKQLGVLNHVMFGGLTHEPAARLAQLLVEITPAGLDTVFFSDSGSVSVEVAVKMALQYQVSRGRAGKHRLMTWRGGYHGDTFTPMSVCDPDGGMHELWTGAGVGGNSLLAEQVFAAAPPREFDPVYCRAFEDQLVRHADELAAVIVEPVVQGAGGMRFHDPRYLTELRALCDRHDVLLIFDEIATGFGRTGELFAADHAGVSPDIMCVGKALTGGYLTLAATLCTAEIASVISNSEAGALMHGPTFMANALACAVSVASVELLLGQDWRARVTQIEAGLRTGLAPARDLPGVADVRVLGAIGVIEMQRPVDLAVATVAALDHGVWLRPFRNLIYVMPPFICTAEEIAAITAAMIGVARALA from the coding sequence GTGTCTGCGTTGACCCCCGAGGAGATCAGTGCGGTCGACGCCGCCCATGTGTGGCATCCGTACAGCACCATCGGCGCGCCGGGCACGTTGCCGCCGGTCGTGGCGCTGGGTGCGCGCGGCGCGTGGCTGACCCTGTCCCGCGACGGTCGGCAGGTCGAGGTCCTCGACGCGATGGCCTCCTGGTGGACCGCGGTGCACGGGCACGGCCACCCCGTGCTCGACGCGGCGATCACCAAGCAACTGGGCGTGCTGAACCACGTGATGTTCGGCGGGCTCACCCACGAACCGGCCGCGCGGCTGGCGCAGTTGCTCGTCGAGATCACCCCCGCCGGGCTGGACACGGTGTTCTTCAGCGACTCCGGTTCGGTGTCGGTCGAGGTCGCGGTCAAGATGGCCCTGCAGTACCAGGTGTCTCGGGGTCGGGCCGGCAAGCACCGGTTGATGACGTGGCGCGGTGGCTACCACGGCGACACCTTCACGCCGATGAGCGTGTGCGATCCCGACGGCGGCATGCACGAGCTGTGGACGGGCGCCGGCGTCGGCGGTAACTCGCTGCTGGCCGAGCAGGTCTTCGCCGCGGCCCCACCGCGCGAGTTCGACCCGGTGTACTGCCGGGCCTTCGAAGATCAATTGGTCCGCCACGCCGACGAACTGGCCGCGGTGATCGTCGAACCCGTGGTGCAGGGCGCCGGGGGCATGCGCTTCCACGACCCGCGCTACCTCACCGAGCTGCGGGCGCTGTGTGATCGCCACGACGTGCTGTTGATCTTCGACGAGATCGCCACCGGTTTCGGCCGCACCGGTGAGCTGTTCGCCGCCGACCACGCCGGTGTGAGCCCCGACATCATGTGCGTCGGCAAGGCGCTCACGGGCGGCTACCTGACCTTGGCGGCCACGCTGTGCACCGCCGAGATCGCCTCCGTCATCAGCAATTCCGAGGCCGGCGCGCTGATGCACGGCCCGACCTTCATGGCCAACGCGCTGGCGTGTGCGGTCTCGGTGGCCAGCGTCGAGTTGCTGCTCGGCCAGGACTGGCGCGCGCGGGTGACGCAGATCGAGGCGGGGCTGCGGACGGGGTTGGCCCCGGCCCGGGACCTGCCCGGCGTCGCCGACGTGCGGGTGCTGGGCGCCATCGGGGTGATCGAGATGCAACGTCCGGTCGACCTCGCCGTGGCCACCGTGGCCGCGTTGGACCATGGCGTGTGGCTGCGGCCGTTCCGCAACCTGATCTACGTCATGCCCCCCTTCATCTGCACCGCCGAGGAGATCGCTGCGATCACCGCCGCGATGATCGGCGTCGCGCGTGCATTAGCCTGA
- a CDS encoding 8-amino-7-oxononanoate synthase: MTHTGLSPLAWLADVERDRRAAGLRRALRTRPPVGTELDLASNDYLGLSQHPAVLDGGIAALRTWGAGAGGSRLVTGNTELHEEFETALAAFVGSESALVFSSGYTANIGAVVALTGPGALLVSDAMTHASLVDACRLSRSRVVVTPHRDVAAVEAALAERTEERAVVVTESVFSTDGALAPLRKLREVCRRHGALLIVDEAHGLGVRGSGGQGLVQELGLAGDPDIVVTTTLSKALGSQGGAVLGPAAVRAHLIDTARTFIFDTGLTPAAVGAALAALQVLIAEPQRAHAVLTHATELAHICGSPEQPDSAVVSVILGDPEVAVGAAAACLDRGIRVGCFRPPTVPAGTSRLRLTARASLSDDEMASARRVLSEVLAAARA, translated from the coding sequence GTGACGCACACCGGCCTTTCCCCGTTGGCCTGGCTGGCCGACGTCGAGCGTGACCGTCGGGCCGCCGGGCTGCGCCGCGCGCTGCGCACGCGCCCGCCGGTCGGCACCGAACTCGACCTGGCCTCCAACGACTACCTGGGCCTGTCGCAACACCCCGCCGTCCTCGACGGCGGCATCGCCGCCCTGCGCACCTGGGGTGCCGGCGCGGGTGGATCGCGGCTGGTCACGGGCAACACCGAACTGCACGAGGAGTTCGAGACCGCGCTGGCGGCGTTCGTCGGCAGTGAATCGGCCCTGGTGTTCTCGTCGGGCTACACGGCCAACATCGGGGCGGTCGTCGCGCTGACCGGCCCCGGCGCGCTGCTGGTGTCCGACGCCATGACCCACGCCTCGCTGGTCGACGCGTGCCGGCTGTCCCGGTCCCGGGTGGTGGTGACCCCGCACCGCGACGTCGCCGCCGTCGAGGCCGCGCTGGCCGAGCGCACCGAGGAACGCGCCGTCGTCGTCACCGAATCGGTGTTCTCCACCGACGGGGCGCTGGCCCCGCTGCGGAAACTGCGCGAGGTGTGCCGACGCCACGGCGCGCTGCTGATCGTGGACGAGGCCCACGGCCTCGGGGTCCGCGGCAGCGGGGGACAGGGCCTGGTCCAGGAACTCGGGCTGGCCGGCGATCCCGACATCGTCGTGACCACGACCCTGTCCAAGGCGCTGGGCAGCCAGGGCGGGGCCGTGCTGGGGCCCGCCGCGGTGCGCGCGCACCTCATCGACACCGCCCGGACCTTCATCTTCGACACCGGGCTGACGCCCGCCGCGGTCGGCGCGGCGCTGGCCGCGCTGCAGGTGTTGATCGCCGAACCGCAGCGCGCCCACGCCGTGCTGACCCACGCCACCGAACTGGCCCACATCTGCGGCAGCCCCGAACAACCCGACTCGGCCGTGGTGTCGGTCATCCTGGGCGATCCCGAGGTGGCCGTGGGCGCCGCCGCGGCCTGCCTGGATCGCGGGATCCGGGTCGGATGTTTCCGGCCGCCGACGGTGCCCGCCGGAACCTCGCGGCTGCGCCTGACCGCCCGCGCCTCGCTGAGCGACGACGAGATGGCCTCGGCGCGCAGGGTGCTCTCCGAAGTGCTCGCCGCCGCCCGCGCATGA